The Candidatus Bathyarchaeum sp. genome has a window encoding:
- a CDS encoding isoprenylcysteine carboxylmethyltransferase family protein → MEINTQKIKSILLFIAIVSVVSVFLYYLTLTSFGWNQWMLVAANVVFFGIFIATIQWRRKVARLPSSVYLAFTVAFFAEMFGLPLTMYVFMGVFGYSDAYSIEFFLTQSLGQETAFIIHHWLFNISKIVMGIGILLVIYGWKQIYQGKGKLVTTGLYSYIRHPQYLGFFMITLGMNIQWLTFIMLALWPVIIVLYYRLSKTEEKEAIERYGDRYIKYKNDVPGFFPRYLRPKQTTY, encoded by the coding sequence TTGGAAATAAACACCCAAAAAATCAAAAGCATTTTACTGTTCATCGCGATAGTAAGCGTAGTAAGCGTATTCTTGTACTATTTGACCTTAACCTCCTTTGGCTGGAACCAATGGATGCTTGTAGCCGCCAACGTAGTTTTCTTTGGGATATTCATCGCCACCATACAATGGCGAAGAAAAGTAGCCCGCCTGCCAAGCAGTGTATACCTCGCCTTTACTGTAGCATTTTTCGCAGAAATGTTTGGCCTGCCCTTAACTATGTATGTGTTTATGGGAGTGTTTGGATACAGCGATGCCTATTCTATAGAGTTCTTTCTAACCCAATCCCTAGGACAAGAAACAGCCTTCATCATTCACCATTGGCTGTTTAACATCTCAAAAATTGTCATGGGCATCGGCATTCTACTGGTAATCTATGGATGGAAACAAATCTACCAAGGCAAAGGCAAACTCGTAACCACCGGACTTTACAGTTACATACGCCACCCACAATACTTAGGGTTCTTCATGATAACCTTAGGAATGAATATACAATGGCTAACATTCATCATGCTCGCCCTATGGCCAGTTATCATAGTCCTTTATTATAGACTTTCAAAAACTGAAGAAAAAGAAGCCATCGAAAGGTATGGAGACAGATACATCAAATACAAAAATGACGTGCCCGGATTTTTCCCCCGATATCTACGACCCAAACAAACAACATACTAA
- a CDS encoding mechanosensitive ion channel family protein has protein sequence MTLNEILSYTVFGNALRDYVLAIAVFVVTVIVFKIIKYQVIKKLSNAADKTKSDIDDLLIKIVDKIGWHFYIFFATYFAVNFIQPPAIVITIFGYATPMVVVFLIIRSLQQVVDYGILKVTKEKEPENGQSIASILGRIAKGILWSLAFLYIITLFGYDPTTIVASFGVAGIVLAFGLQHVLSDIFASFSIFFDKPFSVGDFITVGGNWGVVKKVGIRSTRIESLQGQEVIIPNQELTSAEIHNYKKMEKRRVQFSFGLIYDTSAEKIEKALEITKQVVSSVELVDFDRVHFKEYGDFSLNFEVVYHVKTSDYNIYMDVQQEINLKLKKEFEKEQIEFAYPTQTVIINK, from the coding sequence ATGACACTAAACGAAATTTTGAGTTACACAGTATTTGGCAATGCCTTACGAGATTACGTTTTAGCGATAGCAGTTTTTGTTGTCACGGTAATTGTCTTTAAAATAATCAAATATCAAGTTATCAAAAAGCTAAGTAATGCCGCAGACAAAACAAAATCAGACATCGACGATCTACTGATAAAAATTGTAGATAAAATCGGCTGGCATTTTTACATATTTTTTGCAACATATTTTGCGGTGAATTTTATTCAGCCACCAGCTATTGTAATAACAATTTTTGGTTACGCTACTCCGATGGTTGTAGTTTTCCTTATTATAAGAAGCCTACAACAGGTAGTGGATTATGGCATACTAAAAGTAACAAAAGAAAAAGAGCCAGAAAACGGACAATCAATAGCGAGCATACTAGGAAGAATCGCAAAAGGAATTCTTTGGAGTTTAGCTTTTCTGTACATTATTACCCTTTTTGGTTATGACCCAACAACTATAGTTGCAAGTTTTGGAGTTGCAGGAATTGTCCTAGCTTTTGGATTACAACATGTTCTAAGTGATATTTTTGCGTCGTTTTCAATATTTTTTGACAAGCCTTTCAGTGTGGGTGACTTCATAACGGTTGGGGGTAACTGGGGGGTCGTAAAAAAAGTAGGAATAAGAAGCACCCGAATTGAAAGCCTTCAAGGACAAGAAGTGATAATTCCAAATCAAGAGTTAACCTCTGCTGAGATTCATAACTACAAAAAAATGGAAAAAAGAAGGGTGCAATTTAGTTTTGGACTAATTTATGATACTTCGGCTGAAAAAATCGAGAAAGCCTTGGAAATAACAAAACAAGTTGTTAGTTCAGTTGAGTTAGTAGATTTTGATAGGGTTCATTTCAAAGAGTACGGGGATTTTAGCCTAAACTTTGAAGTTGTATACCATGTGAAAACTTCAGATTACAACATTTACATGGATGTGCAACAAGAAATTAACCTAAAACTCAAAAAAGAATTTGAAAAAGAACAAATAGAATTCGCGTATCCAACTCAAACAGTAATAATAAACAAGTAA
- a CDS encoding ABC transporter ATP-binding protein — MDCDFIVSTTGLVKSFGHNFVLNELELNIPKGISGFIGRNGAGKTTTIGVLLGLLKANSGEATIFGLDCWHDSYEIKRRLGVMHEVNAYPSSFTGKRFLEHVAQIYELSQVDRRVTNALKDVGLDDAIDKKIGAYSAGMLKRLGLAQALISEPEFVILDEPTANIDPLGRVALLDQIKDMHKERGTSFLISTHILSDLEKVCNWLSIIDSGKIVDQGNIKDLAEKYSANVYKIEVSNPGVFIDKVQKMSNVEKIWIEDGKVYCKISDVDTFYGEIPKIAAELNLQLKNFQQIMGTLDEIYKATAGEK, encoded by the coding sequence ATGGATTGTGATTTCATTGTAAGTACAACTGGTCTAGTCAAGTCCTTTGGACATAATTTTGTTTTGAATGAGCTAGAACTAAATATTCCAAAGGGAATTTCAGGTTTTATTGGCAGGAATGGCGCGGGTAAAACGACTACTATTGGGGTTCTTTTAGGTTTGTTGAAAGCTAATTCTGGTGAAGCTACTATTTTTGGTTTGGATTGTTGGCATGATTCTTATGAGATTAAACGTAGGTTAGGAGTAATGCATGAAGTAAACGCGTATCCTAGCAGTTTTACAGGAAAACGTTTTTTGGAGCATGTTGCTCAGATTTATGAGCTTTCACAAGTTGATCGTCGTGTAACTAATGCCTTAAAAGATGTAGGTTTGGATGATGCAATAGACAAAAAGATAGGTGCCTATTCGGCGGGTATGCTCAAGCGGTTAGGTTTAGCTCAAGCGTTAATCAGTGAACCTGAATTTGTTATTCTTGATGAACCAACAGCTAATATTGATCCATTGGGTAGAGTTGCTTTATTGGATCAAATTAAAGACATGCATAAAGAACGGGGTACAAGTTTTCTTATTTCCACACATATTTTAAGTGATTTAGAAAAAGTTTGTAATTGGTTATCAATAATTGATTCAGGAAAAATCGTTGACCAAGGAAACATCAAAGATTTGGCCGAAAAATACTCGGCAAATGTTTACAAGATTGAAGTTTCTAATCCTGGGGTTTTCATAGATAAAGTTCAAAAAATGTCTAATGTTGAAAAAATTTGGATTGAGGATGGCAAAGTTTACTGCAAAATCAGTGATGTTGACACGTTCTATGGAGAAATTCCTAAAATTGCTGCAGAATTAAATCTGCAATTGAAGAATTTTCAGCAGATAATGGGTACTCTTGACGAAATCTACAAAGCAACGGCAGGGGAAAAATAA
- a CDS encoding cold shock domain-containing protein, with the protein MTKGTVTKWICDRGYGFIETKKQNKRVFVHRSDLVGAAYLQEGEKVQFEVEQTKQGPKATNVEPIFLTAF; encoded by the coding sequence ATGACAAAAGGAACAGTGACAAAATGGATTTGTGATCGTGGCTACGGATTTATCGAGACAAAAAAACAAAATAAACGTGTTTTTGTGCACCGCAGTGACTTGGTTGGTGCAGCCTATCTTCAAGAAGGCGAAAAAGTCCAATTTGAAGTAGAACAAACAAAACAAGGACCCAAAGCTACAAACGTAGAACCTATATTTTTGACAGCTTTCTAG
- a CDS encoding Lsm family RNA-binding protein, protein MSVAKRNFVGEIGSLIDKIVMVITVDGKKFTGTLSGIDPDTLTLALSDAKDERGATTHKIFMNGSTVGQIFTIQKPFDLKALAERLEKVFPTMVKLYEEQGFIWVMEKIKVTEKGVVEGAGPIAERVQRVHGLFIKDSESK, encoded by the coding sequence ATGTCAGTAGCTAAGAGAAATTTTGTTGGCGAGATTGGTTCGCTAATCGACAAAATAGTTATGGTAATTACAGTTGACGGAAAAAAATTCACTGGAACCTTATCGGGAATCGACCCAGACACATTAACTCTTGCATTATCAGACGCCAAAGACGAAAGAGGTGCAACAACCCACAAAATTTTCATGAACGGCAGCACAGTTGGACAAATTTTCACTATCCAAAAACCCTTTGACCTAAAGGCACTAGCAGAACGGCTGGAAAAAGTTTTTCCAACAATGGTGAAACTCTACGAAGAACAAGGTTTCATTTGGGTAATGGAAAAAATCAAAGTAACCGAAAAAGGTGTAGTAGAAGGCGCAGGTCCAATCGCCGAACGAGTCCAGCGGGTACACGGCTTATTTATCAAAGACTCTGAATCTAAATAA
- a CDS encoding Snf7 family protein, translated as MKFTENWKLEEKSSISDKIKDRVRKPAPLKSRLDAANKRMHIQIRHLDKAVNRFSERDKSLFAKTVKAYSQHDLVRAKVYASELSEIRKTVKHISNTKLALEQISLRLGTVSEFGDVVGMLSPSVNMLRDIGKGISGTLPDAGNELGQISNLLNGIMCETSQSSQIDLSFDSPNDAAQDILNEASQIAGQRVNQQFPEVPVGASVIDKKVRMKI; from the coding sequence ATGAAATTCACAGAAAACTGGAAACTTGAAGAAAAATCTTCTATTAGTGATAAAATAAAAGATAGGGTTCGTAAACCTGCTCCTTTGAAATCCCGACTTGATGCTGCAAATAAACGAATGCACATCCAGATTCGCCATTTAGACAAAGCAGTTAACCGTTTTTCTGAACGTGATAAGTCACTATTTGCTAAAACCGTTAAAGCCTATTCACAGCACGACCTTGTTCGCGCAAAGGTTTACGCTAGTGAATTATCCGAGATACGAAAAACTGTAAAACACATTTCTAATACAAAACTTGCCCTTGAACAAATTTCGTTACGTTTGGGAACTGTTTCAGAATTTGGAGACGTAGTTGGTATGCTTTCTCCATCTGTTAACATGTTACGTGATATTGGGAAAGGAATTTCTGGAACTTTACCTGATGCGGGCAACGAACTAGGTCAAATTAGTAATCTGCTAAACGGAATAATGTGTGAAACTAGCCAAAGTAGCCAAATTGATTTATCCTTTGATTCACCAAATGATGCAGCACAAGACATACTAAACGAAGCATCCCAAATCGCTGGACAGCGTGTTAACCAACAATTTCCAGAAGTTCCTGTTGGCGCTTCAGTGATTGACAAAAAAGTTCGAATGAAAATCTAA
- a CDS encoding PAC2 family protein has translation MVCKIQFYEKPVLNNPVLIEGLPGIGFVANVVALHLIKQLNAKLFAQIQSSSFQDLAMTTGGGKTYFPTNQFYYYKGKNGERDLIILHGNTQALTTVGQYELCGKILDICEEFGCKYVITVGGLKKDEAVEIPELYCTASDIDTLQEALDLNAKIMKGHIFGVAGLLVGLCKLRNIKSLSLLAETPGLYADAVATREVLKVLNILLNLKVNVENLEEATEETSEVLKSFGVVSPSSVEKKNREADYRWFI, from the coding sequence ATGGTCTGCAAAATACAATTTTACGAAAAACCTGTCTTGAACAATCCTGTATTAATCGAAGGATTACCCGGAATAGGATTTGTTGCTAATGTCGTTGCATTACATCTCATCAAACAGTTAAACGCAAAACTGTTTGCACAGATTCAATCCTCATCGTTTCAAGACCTTGCAATGACTACAGGTGGGGGAAAAACTTACTTCCCAACGAATCAGTTTTACTACTACAAAGGAAAAAATGGTGAACGTGACCTCATAATTCTTCATGGAAATACACAAGCCCTGACGACCGTTGGGCAGTATGAGTTGTGTGGCAAAATTTTGGACATATGTGAAGAATTTGGATGTAAATACGTTATCACTGTTGGTGGACTAAAAAAAGATGAAGCCGTTGAAATTCCTGAACTTTATTGTACAGCCTCAGACATCGATACCCTGCAAGAAGCCTTGGATTTAAACGCAAAAATAATGAAAGGACACATTTTTGGAGTAGCAGGATTGCTTGTTGGTTTATGCAAGTTGCGAAACATTAAAAGTCTTAGTTTGCTGGCAGAAACACCTGGACTTTATGCTGATGCTGTGGCAACTCGTGAAGTTCTTAAAGTCCTTAATATTTTGTTGAATTTGAAAGTAAATGTCGAGAATTTAGAAGAGGCGACAGAGGAAACAAGTGAAGTTTTAAAATCCTTTGGTGTTGTTTCTCCTTCGTCAGTAGAAAAAAAGAATCGGGAAGCGGATTACCGCTGGTTTATTTAG
- a CDS encoding transcriptional regulator: MSSYRRIDTKSTQLLEKIRESLEKLNDKIDIIIEIQKHGQRELPENIPEALDVMTLLSLPDHLRKTAVTLCKLEKATADEVAEQTKRARAVESGYLNQLVVMGYMKKERDGRKAYFYVDKEET, from the coding sequence ATGTCATCATACCGAAGAATCGATACAAAATCAACGCAACTTCTGGAAAAAATCAGAGAGAGCCTTGAGAAACTCAACGATAAAATCGACATTATTATTGAAATACAAAAACATGGTCAAAGAGAACTGCCTGAAAACATACCTGAAGCATTAGACGTAATGACTTTGCTTTCACTTCCAGATCATTTACGAAAAACAGCAGTTACCCTTTGTAAACTTGAAAAAGCAACAGCTGACGAAGTCGCAGAACAAACAAAACGAGCCAGAGCAGTAGAAAGTGGTTACCTAAACCAACTCGTGGTCATGGGATACATGAAAAAAGAAAGAGACGGCCGAAAGGCTTACTTCTACGTCGACAAAGAGGAGACATAA
- a CDS encoding phosphomannomutase/phosphoglucomutase, translating into MSGPRKDFDHIFRAYDIRGIFGEDLTEGVATKIGAAFGKLLDGKTVVVGRDVRVSGEKLRDALISGLTRFSDVTDVGVIPTPLLYFASNILQKDAGIMVTASHNPPKWNGFKAFRGQKGSIYGEDMENVKNYAKKFDPKTFGTPKGKTARHEGIIKEYQNFVQKKISIERKLNVVADTANGTCGLVAPELFEKIGVNIYTLNREPDGTFPAHLPVPKAETLGELMKEVVNRKADFGVGYDGDGDRAVFIDEKGNLIPGDLTLLLFAKDILQKQKGGKVVYELTCSMAVKEYVEQLGGIPIVERVGHTFIMDQMIKQKAVLGGEKSSHFYFADVYGMDDGTFASMKLAEILSKTDKKLSELVSALPQYPSVYEKNFECPDSKKFMVIEKVRRQFKAHGLETLDIDGVKLIEEDGWVILRASNTEPVVRISAEAHTEKKLNELYDLAVSELKKALKGD; encoded by the coding sequence TTGAGCGGTCCAAGAAAAGATTTTGATCACATTTTTAGGGCATATGACATACGAGGCATTTTCGGAGAAGACCTAACAGAAGGAGTCGCCACCAAAATTGGGGCAGCTTTTGGCAAATTATTAGATGGAAAAACAGTTGTCGTAGGTAGAGACGTAAGAGTCAGCGGTGAAAAACTCCGAGACGCCCTAATTTCAGGGTTGACTAGATTTTCAGACGTAACAGATGTTGGGGTCATCCCCACACCATTACTGTATTTCGCTTCAAATATTCTACAAAAAGATGCAGGAATAATGGTCACTGCTTCTCATAACCCACCGAAATGGAATGGTTTCAAAGCATTTAGAGGACAAAAAGGAAGCATCTATGGCGAAGACATGGAAAACGTCAAAAACTATGCAAAAAAGTTTGACCCAAAAACTTTCGGTACCCCCAAAGGGAAAACTGCTAGACACGAAGGCATAATCAAAGAATATCAAAATTTTGTTCAGAAAAAAATTAGCATTGAAAGAAAACTCAATGTCGTAGCAGATACGGCAAACGGAACATGCGGATTAGTTGCCCCAGAACTTTTTGAAAAAATTGGCGTTAACATTTATACTCTTAACAGAGAACCTGACGGCACTTTTCCAGCTCATCTTCCAGTTCCTAAAGCTGAAACTTTAGGCGAACTGATGAAAGAAGTAGTTAACCGAAAAGCAGACTTTGGTGTAGGCTACGACGGGGACGGAGACAGAGCAGTATTCATCGATGAAAAAGGTAACCTGATTCCTGGAGATCTGACTCTACTTCTATTTGCAAAAGACATCCTCCAAAAACAAAAAGGAGGAAAAGTAGTATACGAACTAACATGTTCCATGGCAGTGAAAGAGTATGTTGAACAACTCGGAGGCATTCCCATAGTTGAACGAGTTGGTCATACTTTCATAATGGATCAGATGATTAAGCAAAAAGCAGTTCTAGGTGGAGAAAAAAGCAGCCATTTCTATTTCGCAGACGTCTACGGAATGGATGACGGAACTTTTGCCAGCATGAAATTGGCAGAAATTTTATCAAAAACTGACAAGAAACTTTCTGAGCTTGTTTCTGCTCTACCACAATATCCTTCGGTGTATGAAAAAAATTTCGAGTGCCCAGATTCGAAAAAGTTTATGGTGATTGAAAAAGTTCGTAGACAATTCAAAGCCCATGGACTTGAAACATTAGACATTGATGGCGTGAAACTGATAGAGGAAGACGGGTGGGTAATTTTACGGGCTTCAAACACTGAACCTGTAGTTAGAATTTCCGCAGAAGCACATACCGAAAAGAAACTCAACGAGCTTTATGATTTAGCAGTTAGTGAACTCAAAAAAGCGCTTAAAGGTGATTAA
- a CDS encoding sugar phosphate nucleotidyltransferase, with translation MQTVILAGGKGKRVFPLAANSPKPMFKLLGKPLIHHVIDTLKQAGLKDYVIVVGHCGEQIKRYLKDGSKLGVNIQYTLQKQSLGMADALQTTKELVDDNFFVVNADDVFEATLIKNMKSHFEKTGAEIVLSYKPVKETWKFGIIDVKNEQVTDFVEKPPKGKEPSNLAVVGVYLLTKQIFDYYKKIPVSDHQYEDAILQFIKDKNVVKAVSYDGFFAGYKYPWDLFRINKHLMDKLLTEQKIHESANISDRAIIEGNVWISKETKVFEGVCLRGPCYVGENCVIGGNSLVRDYSSLGERCVVGFSTEIKHSLIGDDCWFHTNYIGDSIIANNCLFGSGTTTANYRFDEQNIKVKIGNKRIDSGTNKLGVIMGDNCKTGINSCIEPGIKVGPQSLVGPNVDLQEDLEPNKIILVNKASYIKKEDTIKISAESKKQLMNELLKKQKL, from the coding sequence TTGCAAACAGTTATCCTTGCGGGGGGAAAAGGAAAGCGGGTTTTTCCACTTGCAGCAAACAGCCCTAAACCCATGTTCAAACTTTTAGGGAAACCCCTTATTCACCATGTTATTGATACCCTCAAACAAGCAGGACTAAAAGATTACGTCATTGTAGTAGGACACTGTGGTGAACAAATCAAGCGTTACCTAAAAGACGGAAGCAAACTAGGAGTTAACATCCAATACACTTTACAAAAACAGTCACTGGGCATGGCAGATGCGCTTCAGACTACAAAAGAATTGGTTGATGACAACTTTTTTGTGGTCAACGCTGACGACGTTTTTGAAGCTACATTAATCAAAAACATGAAATCCCACTTTGAAAAAACTGGAGCAGAAATTGTACTTTCATACAAGCCAGTAAAAGAGACATGGAAATTTGGCATAATAGACGTAAAAAATGAGCAAGTAACAGATTTTGTTGAAAAACCTCCAAAAGGAAAAGAGCCTAGCAACCTAGCAGTTGTAGGAGTTTACCTTTTAACGAAACAGATTTTTGATTACTACAAAAAAATCCCAGTTTCTGACCATCAATATGAAGATGCAATATTGCAGTTCATAAAAGACAAAAATGTAGTCAAAGCAGTAAGTTATGATGGTTTTTTTGCGGGCTACAAGTATCCATGGGACCTTTTCAGAATAAATAAACATTTGATGGATAAACTACTAACTGAACAAAAAATTCATGAAAGTGCAAACATTTCTGACCGTGCAATAATTGAAGGAAACGTGTGGATATCAAAGGAAACAAAAGTGTTCGAAGGCGTGTGCTTACGAGGACCATGTTATGTGGGAGAAAACTGTGTGATAGGGGGAAACAGTTTGGTTCGAGATTATTCGTCCTTAGGTGAAAGATGCGTTGTAGGCTTTTCCACTGAAATTAAACATTCCCTAATCGGAGATGATTGTTGGTTCCATACAAACTACATTGGAGATTCAATAATTGCGAATAACTGCCTATTTGGTTCAGGAACAACCACAGCAAACTACAGATTTGACGAACAAAACATTAAAGTCAAAATTGGAAACAAACGTATCGATTCAGGAACAAATAAACTGGGTGTAATAATGGGAGATAATTGCAAAACAGGAATCAATTCTTGTATTGAGCCGGGAATAAAAGTTGGTCCCCAAAGTTTAGTCGGACCAAATGTAGATTTACAAGAAGATCTAGAACCGAATAAAATCATATTGGTAAACAAGGCAAGTTATATCAAAAAAGAGGATACAATAAAAATTTCTGCAGAAAGCAAAAAACAACTAATGAATGAATTGCTAAAAAAACAGAAGTTATGA
- a CDS encoding DUF998 domain-containing protein, producing MLKKRFFTLFGIVGPLTAMVFISLSIFLSHWFSWSQNALSDLGHSINSPVAALFNFGLLLTGFFIILYSLTSFRKHAKNTSYFLLAAGLSLQFIAMFDEVYGSLHTAVSILFFIMLSLSSISYFVEKRSTLAAFALIIGVLFWVIYGLDLCAFGIAVPETVSSVASAFWVIRSSYLLWTSD from the coding sequence ATGCTAAAAAAACGATTTTTTACACTTTTTGGTATTGTTGGACCATTAACTGCTATGGTATTCATAAGCCTATCAATATTCTTATCGCATTGGTTCAGTTGGAGCCAAAATGCCTTAAGCGATCTTGGCCACTCCATTAACAGTCCTGTTGCAGCCTTATTCAATTTTGGATTGCTTTTGACTGGATTTTTTATAATCTTATATTCTTTAACTAGTTTCCGAAAACATGCAAAAAACACCAGCTATTTTCTGTTAGCAGCCGGTTTATCTCTTCAATTTATTGCTATGTTTGATGAAGTCTATGGTTCATTACATACTGCAGTTTCAATTTTGTTTTTTATTATGTTGAGCCTTTCTTCAATTAGTTATTTTGTAGAAAAAAGGTCAACTCTGGCTGCCTTTGCCCTAATTATTGGCGTTTTGTTTTGGGTAATATACGGGTTAGACTTGTGCGCCTTTGGGATTGCTGTTCCTGAGACAGTTTCTAGTGTTGCGAGTGCATTTTGGGTTATCCGATCTTCGTATTTGCTTTGGACTTCAGATTAA
- a CDS encoding HAD hydrolase family protein, with translation MFFITLKTKKIVTELKQKIKQYKVKVVHTKNQFLDIIPKKAGKGNAAKYLGSKMSLPIICCGDSENDEDMLIKSDYAVLVKNSSDDLKKKLEKILHIHRANYCYAKGVLEGLMHKGIIPLKDKKRTTEN, from the coding sequence TTGTTTTTTATTACACTGAAGACAAAAAAAATAGTTACAGAACTGAAACAAAAAATTAAACAATACAAAGTAAAAGTAGTTCATACAAAAAATCAATTTTTAGACATAATACCCAAAAAAGCAGGCAAAGGCAATGCTGCAAAGTATCTTGGATCAAAAATGAGTTTACCCATAATTTGTTGTGGAGACTCAGAAAATGATGAAGATATGCTAATAAAAAGTGATTATGCAGTCCTTGTTAAAAATTCATCCGATGACTTGAAAAAAAAGTTGGAGAAGATTCTGCATATTCATCGAGCAAATTATTGTTATGCAAAAGGAGTTTTGGAGGGATTAATGCACAAAGGCATCATCCCGCTGAAAGACAAAAAAAGAACTACAGAAAATTAG
- a CDS encoding Hsp20/alpha crystallin family protein — protein sequence MKSLIKDDFWSRWFRKKDEQPKNKNDESGEIEEIINKIEKMLDTKFKELSETSLNDPKKREPISSEQKNKSFGHFIYGYSVTLGLDGEPRIRRLGSISPKMCPKKSKFDEQWDLLIDVISLDKEIQVVMELPGVTKKEIQVKGLPDHIIVVADSLKFNYYKKIPMPCIIDPESIKTKYINGVLEINLNKAEKIKID from the coding sequence GTGAAAAGTTTGATAAAGGATGATTTTTGGTCTAGATGGTTTAGAAAAAAAGATGAACAACCAAAAAACAAAAATGACGAATCCGGCGAAATAGAAGAAATAATCAACAAAATCGAAAAAATGCTGGATACTAAGTTCAAAGAGTTATCTGAAACCTCTCTAAATGACCCTAAAAAAAGAGAACCAATTTCTTCTGAGCAAAAAAATAAAAGCTTTGGTCATTTCATTTATGGATATAGTGTTACTTTAGGGCTCGATGGTGAGCCAAGAATTCGACGATTAGGGAGTATTTCGCCCAAAATGTGCCCAAAAAAATCAAAATTTGATGAGCAATGGGATTTGTTAATCGATGTTATATCCCTTGATAAAGAAATTCAAGTAGTTATGGAACTACCCGGAGTTACAAAAAAAGAAATTCAAGTCAAAGGTTTACCTGACCACATAATTGTTGTTGCGGATTCTTTGAAATTTAATTATTACAAAAAAATACCAATGCCCTGCATAATAGACCCTGAATCAATTAAAACAAAATACATAAACGGTGTCTTAGAAATTAATCTGAACAAAGCGGAAAAAATAAAAATTGATTAA